In Mastacembelus armatus chromosome 5, fMasArm1.2, whole genome shotgun sequence, a single genomic region encodes these proteins:
- the spcs1 gene encoding signal peptidase complex subunit 1, with the protein MFSIFKSIPTHMDYKGQKLAEQIFQGIILISAMIGFVYGLIIEQFGWTVYIVLAGFAVSCVLTLPPWPMYRRNPLSWQPALPETSGESSQKPQESLKKKKHK; encoded by the exons atgttttctatATTCAAGTCCATTCCTACACATATG GATTATAAAGGCCAGAAGCTGGCTGAACAGATTTTCCAAGGAATTATACTCATCTCAGCG atgaTTGGATTTGTGTATGGTCTGATCATTGAACAGTTTGGGTGGACAGTGTACATAGTTTTGGCTGGTTTTGCTGTGTCCTGTGTG TTGACCCTGCCACCATGGCCTATGTATAGAAGGAATCCTCTGTCCTGGCAGCCAGCCTTACCAGAGACCAGCGGGGAGTCCAGCCAAAAACCTCAGGAAAGCCTCAAGAAGAAAAAGCACAAGTAA